Proteins encoded in a region of the Halothiobacillus diazotrophicus genome:
- a CDS encoding ABC transporter permease has product MTDNTAPKFIDQLRIQLRVIWALTLREMITRYGREGIGIIWIIAEPAMFIVGVMIIFSAAGHSEFTGTTVAEYLAVSYPTLLLWRNGTGRVVKAVDINRALLHHRPVRPTDIIYSRILLEFSSATASFLILYLIFVAIGICEWPANLLTMITGYIMVVWFSFSFVLFMAALSELSEAIERVSHIILYLNLPFSGVFITAAAVPEPYRDYLLLFPLVNCVEWFHDGYYGDRLPTYYNPEYTIIMLLLTTLISYALTNIANRRVQST; this is encoded by the coding sequence ATGACAGATAACACAGCCCCAAAATTCATAGACCAGTTAAGAATACAACTCAGAGTAATATGGGCACTTACTCTGCGCGAAATGATAACGAGATACGGCAGGGAAGGTATAGGGATTATTTGGATCATTGCAGAACCTGCGATGTTTATCGTAGGCGTAATGATTATTTTTTCAGCTGCAGGTCACTCAGAGTTCACTGGGACTACGGTAGCAGAGTATCTAGCAGTCAGTTACCCTACTCTGCTTTTATGGAGGAATGGAACGGGGCGAGTAGTAAAAGCAGTTGACATAAATCGAGCTCTACTCCATCACAGGCCAGTGCGCCCTACAGATATTATTTATTCAAGAATTCTTCTAGAGTTCTCAAGTGCCACCGCATCCTTTTTAATATTATATTTGATTTTTGTAGCAATAGGAATTTGCGAGTGGCCAGCAAATCTACTTACAATGATAACTGGATACATAATGGTGGTCTGGTTTTCATTTTCATTTGTACTATTCATGGCGGCACTATCCGAGCTTAGCGAGGCGATTGAAAGAGTATCTCACATTATTCTATACCTAAATCTACCATTTTCAGGTGTTTTCATAACAGCAGCAGCCGTTCCAGAACCATACAGAGATTATCTTTTACTATTCCCGCTAGTAAACTGTGTTGAGTGGTTCCACGATGGCTACTATGGGGATCGACTTCCAACATATTACAATCCTGAATACACGATAATCATGCTTTTATTAACAACACTCATTAGCTACGCTTTAACAAATATTGCGAACAGACGCGTACAAAGCACCTGA